The Streptomyces achromogenes genome window below encodes:
- a CDS encoding sirohydrochlorin chelatase, translating to MSSPTGPASGLPVRMPRPRQPGRHRRPEPLAAPEGAPALVLAVPGSPSVAIRGLAEEVVSIARSELPGLDARIGYLDGDDAEFPTLQSVLTYAAEERTARFEQARAAGLDVKEPDGPVAVVVPLLAGPDSALLRQVRQAVMESRIAAELTDVLGPHPLLAEALHVRLSEAGLARADRARLFTVATAADGIILASVGGEEAVQAAGITGMLLAARLAVPVMAAALDQEGSIASVAEQLRSSGSQQLALAPYLIGPEIDSTLIEEAAKEAGCPAADALGPYPAIGKLALAKYTTALGIAPPQQQGAPVR from the coding sequence ATGAGCTCCCCCACTGGGCCCGCGTCCGGCCTGCCAGTACGAATGCCGCGACCTCGCCAGCCCGGGCGGCACCGCCGACCCGAGCCGCTGGCGGCTCCCGAGGGCGCGCCCGCGCTCGTCCTCGCGGTGCCGGGCTCGCCGAGCGTCGCCATCCGCGGTCTCGCCGAGGAGGTCGTGAGCATCGCCCGCTCCGAGCTCCCCGGCCTGGACGCGCGCATCGGCTACCTCGACGGGGACGACGCCGAGTTCCCCACCCTGCAGTCCGTGCTGACGTACGCCGCCGAGGAGCGCACCGCCCGCTTCGAACAGGCCCGCGCCGCCGGTCTGGACGTCAAGGAGCCCGACGGCCCGGTCGCCGTGGTCGTGCCGCTGCTGGCCGGTCCGGACAGCGCGCTGCTGCGCCAGGTCCGCCAGGCCGTCATGGAGAGCCGGATCGCGGCCGAGCTGACCGATGTGCTCGGCCCGCACCCGCTGCTCGCCGAGGCGCTGCACGTGCGGCTGTCCGAGGCCGGTCTGGCCCGCGCGGACCGCGCCCGGCTGTTCACCGTGGCGACGGCCGCGGACGGCATCATCCTCGCCTCTGTGGGCGGCGAGGAGGCCGTGCAGGCCGCCGGCATCACCGGCATGCTGCTCGCCGCGCGTCTCGCCGTTCCGGTGATGGCCGCCGCTCTCGACCAGGAGGGTTCCATCGCCTCCGTCGCCGAGCAGCTGCGCTCCTCCGGCTCCCAGCAACTGGCGCTGGCGCCGTACCTGATCGGCCCGGAGATCGACAGCACGCTGATCGAGGAGGCGGCCAAGGAGGCCGGCTGCCCCGCAGCCGACGCGCTCGGCCCCTACCCGGCCATCGGCAAGCTCGCCCTGGCCAAGTACACGACGGCTCTCGGCATCGCACCGCCGCAGCAGCAGGGCGCGCCCGTCCGCTGA
- a CDS encoding lactonase family protein, translated as MADLGGRRRRAFIGSFTAAGGPGIVVAVVDRASGALTLVGSVNGVPDPSYLALSPTGETLYAVSETTDGAVAAYRVTGDVPEQAGPPVPVGGSGPTHLSVFDGHVLTANYGSGSVTAVPVRADGSLARVASGVLRHTGSGPHTRRQQGPHAHHVQPDPSGRWAVSVDLGTDSVRVCALRDGAPVLHREHALRPGSGPRHLAFHPAGRHAYVVNELTPTVTVCRWDAADGSLKPLAEAALLPGAPAGDAYPSGLVVSPDGRFVWAATRGEDVLSVFAVEAQGEVLRLVGTVPCHGRWPRAVALADSGDFLYVANERSGDVTWFSLDPTTGLPRRAGSVEVPAASCVVLD; from the coding sequence GTGGCAGACCTCGGCGGAAGACGACGGCGGGCGTTCATCGGCTCGTTCACGGCGGCGGGAGGGCCCGGCATCGTGGTCGCCGTCGTGGACCGGGCCAGTGGCGCCCTGACGCTCGTGGGCAGCGTGAACGGAGTCCCGGATCCTTCCTACCTCGCCCTGTCGCCCACCGGGGAGACGCTGTACGCGGTCAGCGAGACGACGGACGGCGCGGTGGCCGCGTACCGGGTGACGGGGGACGTGCCCGAACAGGCCGGGCCGCCGGTGCCGGTCGGCGGCAGCGGACCCACCCACCTCAGCGTGTTCGACGGGCACGTCCTGACCGCCAACTACGGCTCCGGGAGCGTCACCGCCGTCCCGGTCCGGGCCGACGGCAGCCTCGCCCGCGTCGCCTCCGGCGTCCTGCGGCACACCGGCTCGGGCCCGCACACGCGGCGCCAGCAGGGCCCGCACGCCCATCATGTGCAGCCCGACCCGAGCGGCCGCTGGGCGGTCAGCGTGGACCTCGGCACGGACTCGGTGCGGGTCTGCGCGCTGCGCGACGGCGCGCCCGTCCTGCACCGGGAGCACGCCCTGCGCCCGGGGTCCGGGCCGCGCCACCTGGCCTTCCATCCGGCGGGCCGGCACGCCTACGTCGTCAACGAACTCACGCCGACGGTCACCGTCTGCCGCTGGGACGCGGCGGACGGCTCGCTCAAGCCGCTGGCCGAGGCCGCCCTGCTGCCCGGCGCGCCGGCCGGGGACGCCTACCCCTCGGGCCTCGTCGTCTCGCCCGACGGCCGCTTCGTGTGGGCCGCCACCCGCGGCGAGGACGTGCTCTCGGTGTTCGCCGTCGAAGCCCAGGGCGAGGTGCTGCGCCTCGTCGGGACCGTGCCCTGTCACGGGCGGTGGCCGCGGGCGGTCGCCCTCGCCGACTCCGGAGACTTCCTCTACGTCGCCAACGAGCGCTCCGGTGACGTCACCTGGTTCAGCCTGGACCCGACGACCGGCCTGCCCCGCCGCGCGGGCTCGGTCGAGGTACCCGCCGCGTCCTGCGTGGTCCTCGACTGA
- a CDS encoding FUSC family protein, with amino-acid sequence MLKRAFVAPDPGRVRLRFASRAVLGVGFAVALCGAAGHTLTAAVTGGLAALLALFTVTDQTVRGQAVTTALLPAVGLPVLTLAAFLHDLPVARDLAFLAVVGTGAYARRWGPRGHALGVFAFMTYFAAQFLHTVPARLPELCAAVLLSLAASSAVRFGAWCYERRSPAPSPVAAPAGGRGLARVTTRQAVQATVGAAIALFVGQALSDQRWYWAVGATWWVFVNTASRGETLVRGFRRFLGTVLGIALGLVVAVPLHGEPVASAVVVGVGVFGIFYTAAVSYTWMMLSVTVMASALYGLLGLLDPALLALRAAETAVGALGAVLAVLLVLPVTTHSVTDAWVERALRCVHACTAEAAARLAGATTADPSRRVAELEQILARVRMSLAPLVHPLSPLRARRDRARQVLALLDDCAREVRGLAAVAADPEASHDARLVAACWRVEAAVEALTAPVAAKRRSGATDAAPPVAPAEPVLAHLHALERALLELAVPLRRAGHVPADA; translated from the coding sequence TTGCTGAAGAGGGCTTTCGTGGCACCGGATCCGGGGCGGGTACGGCTGCGGTTCGCCTCCCGGGCGGTGCTCGGCGTCGGGTTCGCCGTCGCCCTGTGCGGAGCCGCCGGGCACACGCTGACGGCGGCCGTCACAGGAGGGCTGGCCGCGCTGCTGGCCCTGTTCACGGTGACCGACCAGACCGTGCGCGGTCAGGCCGTGACGACCGCGCTGCTGCCCGCCGTCGGGCTGCCGGTGCTCACGCTCGCGGCCTTCCTGCACGACCTCCCCGTCGCCCGCGACCTGGCCTTCCTCGCCGTCGTGGGCACCGGAGCCTATGCGCGTCGGTGGGGCCCGCGCGGACACGCGCTCGGGGTGTTCGCCTTCATGACCTACTTCGCCGCGCAGTTCCTCCACACGGTCCCCGCCCGGCTGCCCGAGCTCTGCGCGGCCGTGCTGCTGTCGCTGGCGGCGTCGTCCGCGGTGCGGTTCGGGGCGTGGTGCTACGAGCGGCGCTCGCCCGCGCCGTCGCCTGTCGCCGCGCCGGCCGGCGGGCGCGGGCTCGCGCGCGTCACGACCCGGCAGGCCGTCCAGGCGACCGTGGGCGCCGCGATCGCCCTGTTCGTCGGCCAGGCGCTCTCCGACCAGCGGTGGTACTGGGCCGTGGGCGCGACCTGGTGGGTGTTCGTGAACACCGCCTCGCGCGGCGAGACGCTGGTGCGCGGGTTCCGGCGGTTCCTCGGGACCGTCCTCGGGATCGCCCTGGGACTCGTGGTGGCCGTGCCGCTGCACGGGGAGCCCGTGGCGTCGGCCGTGGTCGTCGGCGTCGGCGTCTTCGGGATCTTCTACACGGCCGCCGTCTCCTACACGTGGATGATGCTGTCCGTCACGGTCATGGCCAGTGCGCTGTACGGGCTGCTGGGCCTGCTCGACCCGGCGCTGCTCGCCCTGCGGGCGGCCGAGACGGCGGTGGGCGCGCTGGGAGCCGTCCTGGCGGTGCTGCTGGTCCTGCCGGTGACCACGCACTCCGTCACCGACGCGTGGGTGGAGCGCGCCCTGCGCTGCGTGCACGCCTGCACCGCCGAGGCGGCGGCGCGGCTCGCGGGCGCGACGACCGCGGACCCGTCCCGGCGCGTGGCCGAACTCGAACAGATTTTGGCCCGCGTCCGGATGTCGCTGGCGCCGCTCGTGCATCCGCTCAGCCCCCTGCGCGCCCGCCGGGACCGGGCCCGGCAGGTGCTCGCCCTCCTCGACGACTGCGCCCGCGAGGTGCGCGGGCTCGCCGCGGTCGCCGCGGACCCGGAGGCCTCGCACGACGCCCGTCTCGTCGCCGCGTGCTGGCGGGTGGAGGCCGCGGTCGAGGCGCTCACCGCCCCGGTGGCCGCCAAACGTCGCTCCGGCGCGACCGACGCCGCCCCGCCCGTCGCGCCGGCCGAGCCGGTGCTGGCCCACCTGCACGCCCTGGAGCGCGCGCTCCTCGAACTCGCCGTCCCGCTGCGCCGCGCCGGCCACGTCCCGGCCGACGCCTGA
- a CDS encoding Lrp/AsnC family transcriptional regulator translates to MAVDELDTRILRLLIEQPRTSVREYARLLGVARGTLQARLDRLERDGVITGTGPTLSAAALGHPVLAFVHIEVTQGHLDEVGDALAAVPEIVEAFSVTGGGDLITRVVARDNAHLEDVIQKLISLPGVVRTRTEVALRERVPHRLLPLVRSIGRTAAR, encoded by the coding sequence ATGGCCGTGGACGAGCTGGACACCCGCATACTGCGGCTGCTCATCGAACAGCCGCGGACCAGCGTGCGGGAGTACGCCCGCCTGCTCGGCGTCGCCCGAGGCACGTTGCAGGCCCGCCTCGACCGGCTGGAGCGGGACGGTGTGATCACCGGCACGGGACCGACGCTCTCCGCCGCCGCGCTGGGCCACCCGGTTCTCGCGTTCGTGCACATCGAGGTCACCCAGGGCCACCTCGACGAGGTGGGCGACGCGCTGGCCGCCGTCCCGGAGATCGTCGAGGCCTTCTCCGTCACCGGCGGCGGCGACCTCATCACCCGGGTCGTCGCCCGGGACAACGCGCACCTCGAGGACGTGATCCAGAAGCTGATCAGCCTGCCCGGGGTGGTCCGCACCCGCACCGAGGTGGCGCTCCGCGAACGCGTGCCGCACCGGCTCCTGCCGCTGGTGCGGTCGATCGGGCGGACGGCCGCGCGGTAG
- a CDS encoding LysR family substrate-binding domain-containing protein — MTDSADSPSFRLAYVPGVTPAKWVRIWQERLPDVPLTLLQLTPAEASDALREGVADAALVRLPVDRTVLSAIPLYTETTVVVVPKDHVITAAEEITLDDLGDEVVLHPLDDVLGWDRPPGEAAFERPATTEDAIELVAANIGVLIVPQSLARLHHRRDLTYRTVVDAPGSEVALSWPEEATTDLVEDFIGIVRGRTVNSTRGRAQPTPAKERQPRKPQPGGAPRRAGGGAGGARGRSGGAKAGGGGRSGGGTKGGAGRRGTGGGKPRRRS, encoded by the coding sequence ATGACCGACTCGGCGGACTCCCCCTCGTTCCGGCTCGCGTACGTCCCCGGAGTGACGCCCGCCAAGTGGGTGCGGATCTGGCAGGAGCGCCTGCCCGACGTCCCCCTCACCCTCCTCCAGCTCACCCCCGCCGAGGCCTCCGACGCCCTGCGCGAGGGTGTCGCCGACGCGGCCCTGGTGCGCCTTCCCGTCGACCGGACGGTGCTCAGCGCGATCCCTCTCTACACGGAGACGACCGTCGTCGTGGTCCCCAAGGACCACGTGATCACCGCAGCCGAGGAGATCACCCTGGACGACCTCGGCGACGAGGTGGTCCTGCATCCCCTCGACGACGTCCTCGGCTGGGACCGGCCGCCCGGCGAGGCGGCGTTCGAACGCCCCGCGACCACCGAGGACGCGATCGAGCTGGTCGCGGCGAACATCGGCGTCCTGATCGTTCCGCAGTCGCTGGCCCGCCTGCACCACCGCCGAGACCTGACCTACCGCACGGTCGTCGACGCCCCCGGGTCGGAGGTCGCGCTCTCCTGGCCCGAGGAGGCGACCACCGACCTGGTCGAGGACTTCATCGGGATCGTCCGCGGCCGCACGGTCAACAGCACGCGAGGGCGGGCCCAGCCGACGCCCGCGAAGGAGCGGCAGCCGCGCAAGCCGCAGCCGGGCGGCGCGCCCCGCAGGGCCGGCGGGGGAGCCGGCGGAGCCCGTGGCCGCAGCGGCGGGGCGAAGGCCGGAGGCGGCGGCAGGAGCGGCGGCGGCACGAAGGGCGGCGCCGGACGGCGCGGCACCGGCGGCGGCAAGCCCCGCCGCCGCTCCTAG
- a CDS encoding DUF5997 family protein encodes MKSQQSTQTMKAATAAKKLGVYLPATPADFQENDVSRAELNELQANPPEWLVKLRESGPHPRPVVAAKLGVSIAGLARGGVTEALTSEQIDALKEARPQWLEKERATQAEVRKESARLKKRDAERAED; translated from the coding sequence ATGAAGTCGCAGCAGAGCACCCAGACGATGAAGGCCGCCACCGCGGCGAAGAAGCTGGGTGTGTACCTCCCCGCCACGCCCGCCGATTTCCAGGAGAACGACGTCTCGCGCGCCGAGCTGAACGAGCTGCAGGCGAACCCGCCCGAGTGGCTGGTGAAGCTGCGCGAGAGCGGTCCGCACCCCCGTCCTGTGGTCGCGGCCAAGCTGGGCGTGTCCATCGCGGGTCTGGCCCGCGGCGGGGTGACGGAGGCGCTGACCTCCGAGCAGATCGACGCGCTCAAGGAAGCAAGGCCGCAGTGGCTGGAGAAGGAGCGCGCCACGCAGGCCGAGGTCCGCAAGGAGTCCGCGCGCCTCAAGAAGCGGGACGCCGAGCGGGCCGAGGACTGA
- a CDS encoding cold-shock protein yields the protein MVAGRVVRFDSQRGYGFIAPDDGGEDVFLHVNDMLMPESQVRRGIVVEFEIEDGERGPKASGVRLARGEDGKPLTADDDVLCDVLSTEEFVRDVTEALLTAAPSLTGEQIVQVRTGLAQFAKNHGWVEG from the coding sequence ATGGTTGCTGGTCGTGTGGTGCGCTTCGACAGCCAGCGGGGGTACGGGTTCATCGCTCCCGACGACGGCGGGGAGGATGTCTTCCTGCACGTCAACGACATGTTGATGCCCGAGTCCCAGGTCCGCCGGGGCATCGTGGTGGAGTTCGAGATCGAGGACGGCGAGCGCGGCCCCAAGGCGTCCGGGGTGCGGCTCGCGCGCGGCGAGGACGGCAAGCCCCTCACCGCCGACGACGACGTCCTGTGCGATGTCCTCAGCACGGAGGAGTTCGTCCGGGACGTGACCGAGGCGCTGCTGACGGCGGCGCCCTCGCTCACCGGCGAGCAGATCGTGCAGGTGCGGACCGGGCTGGCGCAGTTCGCCAAGAACCACGGCTGGGTCGAGGGCTGA
- a CDS encoding DUF4132 domain-containing protein: MGWVSAGDYEVALEDGKVVCRNAAGRRLKSVPPKIADDPAVVGLRQLTEWLERHERRCLADVERWMVRSLPVPFEVVARVWPDPAWQAALRDLVVTGADGEVAGFLRDADVERGLGLVDLDGDTVRIVPDLVRLPHPVLLEDLEELREFAVELGVEQRAQQLFREVWKRPAALDAQDTAVEEYAGGAFKEQRFLHGRVTQLGYRVRGGHAVCSVLEDGRTVEARVWVGDYEGYEETETGPLVFTDSAGRVLKLGQVGPVAWSEGMRMAAALYAGRDVEDEERAA; this comes from the coding sequence ATGGGGTGGGTGTCGGCCGGCGACTACGAAGTCGCCCTCGAGGACGGCAAGGTGGTGTGCCGCAACGCGGCCGGACGGCGCTTGAAGTCCGTGCCGCCGAAGATCGCCGACGATCCGGCGGTGGTGGGGCTGCGCCAGCTCACCGAGTGGCTGGAACGGCACGAACGCCGGTGTCTGGCCGACGTCGAGCGGTGGATGGTGCGTTCGCTGCCGGTGCCGTTCGAGGTCGTCGCGCGGGTGTGGCCCGACCCCGCCTGGCAGGCCGCCCTGCGCGACCTCGTCGTCACCGGGGCCGACGGCGAGGTCGCGGGGTTCCTGCGGGACGCCGACGTGGAGCGCGGACTCGGCCTGGTCGACCTCGACGGCGACACCGTGCGCATCGTCCCCGACCTGGTCCGTCTCCCGCACCCCGTGCTCCTCGAAGACCTCGAGGAGCTGCGGGAGTTCGCCGTCGAACTCGGCGTCGAGCAGCGCGCCCAGCAGCTCTTCCGGGAGGTGTGGAAGCGGCCCGCCGCGCTCGACGCGCAGGACACGGCCGTCGAGGAGTACGCGGGTGGCGCCTTCAAGGAGCAGCGCTTCCTGCACGGCCGGGTGACCCAGCTCGGCTACCGGGTGCGCGGCGGTCACGCCGTCTGTTCCGTGCTGGAGGACGGCCGGACCGTCGAGGCCCGGGTGTGGGTCGGCGACTACGAGGGCTACGAGGAGACGGAGACCGGCCCCCTGGTGTTCACCGACTCCGCCGGCCGGGTGCTGAAACTCGGTCAGGTCGGGCCGGTGGCCTGGTCGGAGGGCATGCGGATGGCGGCCGCCCTGTACGCGGGCCGCGACGTCGAGGACGAGGAGCGGGCGGCATGA
- a CDS encoding ATP-binding protein produces the protein MTVTAPSSPVPSADPVRQIVPPEDRYAAELAFLAAYDDGPRPPAWRLTPRAVVTFVMGSAGRALKLPDDAETPEGVPRRMTVEGKFVGDRALVERCVVTLAGERGLLLVGEPGTAKSMLSELLSTAVCGTSGLVVQGTAGTTEDQLKYGWNYALLLAQGPSRQALVPSPVLTAMSRGAIARVEEVTRCLPEVQDSLVSLLSERRMAVPELAGTGDALAHAAPGFNIIATANLRDKGVSEMSAALKRRFNFETVGPIPDLDAETALVRSQARASVERAGAPFQVDDAVLEALVTAFRDLREGRSAEGWEVERPSTVMSTAEAVSVAGALALAAAYFPGDRDVLGLLPGHLLGVVRKDDPADAARLRGYWDGPVRRRAEQGSATWRTLWDLRTVLEG, from the coding sequence ATGACCGTCACCGCCCCGTCCTCCCCCGTCCCGTCCGCCGACCCGGTACGGCAGATCGTCCCGCCCGAGGACCGGTACGCCGCCGAACTGGCGTTCCTCGCCGCCTACGACGACGGGCCGCGGCCGCCTGCCTGGCGACTCACCCCGCGTGCGGTGGTCACGTTCGTCATGGGCAGCGCGGGCCGTGCCCTGAAGCTCCCCGACGACGCGGAGACGCCCGAAGGGGTGCCGCGCCGGATGACGGTGGAGGGCAAGTTCGTCGGCGACCGTGCGCTGGTCGAACGGTGCGTCGTGACGCTGGCCGGCGAGCGCGGGCTGCTGCTCGTCGGCGAGCCCGGAACCGCCAAGTCGATGCTGTCCGAGCTGCTGTCCACCGCCGTGTGCGGCACCAGCGGCCTGGTCGTGCAGGGGACCGCCGGCACGACGGAGGACCAGCTCAAGTACGGCTGGAACTACGCCCTGTTGCTGGCGCAGGGACCGAGCAGGCAGGCGCTGGTGCCGTCGCCGGTGCTGACCGCCATGTCCCGGGGCGCCATAGCGCGCGTCGAGGAGGTCACTCGGTGCCTGCCCGAGGTGCAGGACTCGCTGGTCTCCCTGCTGTCCGAGCGGCGCATGGCCGTTCCCGAACTGGCGGGCACCGGTGACGCGTTGGCGCATGCCGCGCCCGGCTTCAACATCATCGCCACGGCCAACCTGCGGGACAAGGGCGTGTCGGAGATGTCGGCGGCCCTCAAGCGCCGCTTCAACTTCGAGACGGTCGGCCCGATCCCGGACCTCGACGCGGAGACGGCGCTGGTGCGCAGCCAGGCGCGGGCCTCGGTGGAGCGGGCGGGCGCGCCCTTCCAGGTCGACGACGCGGTGCTGGAGGCGCTGGTGACCGCCTTCCGTGACCTGCGGGAGGGGCGGTCGGCGGAGGGCTGGGAGGTGGAGCGGCCGTCCACCGTGATGAGCACCGCGGAGGCGGTGTCCGTCGCGGGTGCGCTGGCCCTCGCCGCGGCCTACTTCCCCGGGGACCGCGACGTGCTGGGTCTGCTGCCGGGCCATCTGCTCGGCGTGGTCCGCAAGGACGATCCGGCCGACGCGGCCCGGCTGCGCGGCTACTGGGACGGGCCCGTCCGACGCCGGGCAGAGCAGGGGTCGGCCACCTGGCGCACCCTGTGGGACCTGCGCACGGTCCTGGAGGGCTGA